The region TGAAAAGTCGAATAGCTTCTTTGCAGTAACCATGATTTGCATATCCAAAAATCATGGAGTTCCAAGTAACCGTATTCCTTTCAGACATATTTGTAAATAAAGTTTCTGCATTAAAAATTGACCCACATTTGGAATACATGTCTATGAGAGCACTACTTACGAATGTATCTTTCTCAAATCCTCTCACCACTGCATAATTATGAATTTCCTTCCCGTGCTTCAAATCTGCTAGAGTCGCACAGGCAGGCAAAAGACTACTAATTGTAGCTGAAGTTGGAAGCATTCCAGTACCCAACATTTTCTTGAACGTATCAGAAGCATCTCTGTAACGGAAATTCTGCACAAAGCCAGAAATAATCGAAGTCCAGGACACTGCATCAGGCTCCACACCAGAATCTTGCATCAACTGAAAAAGTTTAGCGACCATTGATTCATCACCAGCTTGTGAAAAACCAGAAATCAAAATATTCCACGTAACTACATTTGGTTTTATTGCCGTTAACTGCATTTCCTTAACCAAATCCAGAGCTTCTTCAACACACCTATGGTGAGCATACCCTGAAACCATTACATTCAAAGTCACCAAATCTATTTCACCAAAATTATCAAACACCAATCTCGCCTTCTCGATTCTTCCGCATTTAGCATACATATCTACTAATGCACTTACAACAAATGCATCGGATTCAAATCCATTTTTAAGAACTGCAGTATGTATCTTCTCTCCAGTACGTCCATCAGATAAGTGTCCCGAGGCTTTCAGGATGCTGGGGTAAACAAATTTGTTAGGTTCTATGCCTCGTTTTTGCATCTCACCAAAAACATCCATAGCCTCCTGATGAAACCCGTGACGAGAGTAGGCGCCAATGAGAACAATCCAGCGTCGGACATTTGTTTGAGGAATTCCATCGAATACTTTCCGGGCATCATTCAACTGTGTGCACTCTGTGTAAAAGGCTACAAGCTTGGAAGCATAATGGGTTAAACGAGATAACCCATTGATAATTAGGTGAGCATGTAGAGCTTTGCCTGATTGCAAGGCTCGATCACGGCCGCACAATTCAATGAGTTTGACATATTCATCAAATGATATTGTGTGAAAAGAACAGTGTTTAGTAATGATTTTATTACTAGTTACTCTCTTTGTAGAGGACAGCATTACAATGTTGAGTAGGAAATGAAATGGTAAGGTCTAATCCCAAGTATATTCTGCTACCCCTTTGATCAAAGCAGCTAGCTCGAATAATCTGCAATCAGCTATGGGAGAATATGAGTTTTTATGTTCTTTCAGTCATCTGCTCTTCCAATTTGTATGAAGCACTGCACTAATTCTGTATCTTACACGCAGAAAGAGGCAACGGGGGAGCAGGAGTAAGCTGCATCAATCAAACCCTGTAATTACATTCTCAAATTTGAACCACTGCAACATCTAGCTTGTAGTTGTCAGAATTTGCAAAATTTAAATCTTACAGGAGCTCAAGCTACAGCTACCTCAGGTTGATTTAGTTAAATTAAGATACTCAATTGCATACACAATCATCTAT is a window of Apium graveolens cultivar Ventura chromosome 11, ASM990537v1, whole genome shotgun sequence DNA encoding:
- the LOC141698578 gene encoding pentatricopeptide repeat-containing protein At5g59600; the protein is MLSSTKRVTSNKIITKHCSFHTISFDEYVKLIELCGRDRALQSGKALHAHLIINGLSRLTHYASKLVAFYTECTQLNDARKVFDGIPQTNVRRWIVLIGAYSRHGFHQEAMDVFGEMQKRGIEPNKFVYPSILKASGHLSDGRTGEKIHTAVLKNGFESDAFVVSALVDMYAKCGRIEKARLVFDNFGEIDLVTLNVMVSGYAHHRCVEEALDLVKEMQLTAIKPNVVTWNILISGFSQAGDESMVAKLFQLMQDSGVEPDAVSWTSIISGFVQNFRYRDASDTFKKMLGTGMLPTSATISSLLPACATLADLKHGKEIHNYAVVRGFEKDTFVSSALIDMYSKCGSIFNAETLFTNMSERNTVTWNSMIFGYANHGYCKEAIRLFNQMVDEGETEVDHLTFTAVLTACSLGGMTEQGQALFHSMQENYCIKLRSEHYACVVDLMGKAGEIVEAYNMIKKMPTVPDKFVWGALLGACRQHGNVDIAEIAATHLSKLEPESAGSSLVLSSLYMDAGSWRDSARVKRRMKKRKLEKLPGCSWIDST